In Acidisarcina polymorpha, the DNA window CGACGGATCTCCCATTCGCTTGAGTCAGGTCGCCAACGTCTTCAATAGCTCAAGGAGTGACAGGAGCCGGTTTTGGATCAATGGGCGGCGTAGCGTCATCCTCGCGGTGCGGAAACAGCCCGGCGCCAACACTGTCGAAGTCGCCGACAAGGTAAAGGCCGTTATCTCCTCGCTGCGCGATTCCATGCCGCCGGGGGTCTCCTTTGGTAAGGTCGCCGACGATGCCGACCTGGTCCGCGAATCGATCGCCGAGGTCAATCGCACCCTGATCATCACCATCGTTCTGGTCGTGCTGGTCATCTTCTTATTTCTCGGAACCGCGTCTTCGACAATCGTCGCCAGCGCGACCATCCCGCTTTCCATCCTCGGATCCTTCATCGTCATGCGGCTGCTTGGTTATTCGGTAGATATGTTTTCGATGATGGCAATAACTCTTTCCGTCGGCTTCATCGTCGACGACGCCATCGTCATGATTGAGAACATCGTGCGTCATCGCGAGATGGGCAAGTCGCGAATGCAGGCCGCGCTCGACGGTGCCAACGAGGTCGGTTTCACCATCATCTCAATGACGATCTCTCTGGTCGCCGTCTTCCTGCCCATAGTCTTTCTAAGTGGCATCCTGGGCCGCCTGCTTCGCGAGTTCGCAGTGACGATCTCCGTGTCGATACTGCTTTCCGCACTCACGGCGCTCACGCTCACACCCATGCTATGCAGCCGCTTCCTCGGCTCGCGCGAAACCGCAGGCCACTGGTTTCAAGAGCGTTCGGAGAGCTTCTACGCCGCCATGCAGGAGGCATACCGGCGTTCGCTGGACGTGGTCTTGCGCCATAGGCGCGCCACCATCCTCGTTAGTGTCGCGATGACCGTGCTCACCGCCTGCCTCTTCGTCGTCGTTCCCAAAAGCTTTATCCCCGCCGTGGACGTGCCCAACTTTGGGGGCACCCTTGAGGCCTCGCAAGATAACTCTTTCGATCGCATGATTGCTTATGGCGAAGAGGTCAACAAGATTCTCGCAACCATTCCGTGGATGCAAAGCAACCTCGCTGGCGTGGATTCGCAGAACAACGGCTGGTTCTGGGTTAATCTCGTTCCCGATAAACACCGGCCCAACGTAAAGGTCATCATGGCCGGCCTGCAGAAGCGCTTGAACAAGATTCCAGGCCTCAACGTCTACCTCCGCCAGGGCAATTGGGTCGATCTCGGCCAGAGTGAGGGGCGTTCGCAATACTCGGCCGCGCTCCAAAGCCCAGACGCCGAGGAGCTATACCGGTGGGCGCCCCGCTTGAAGACGAAGCTACAATCGCTGCCCGAGTTGGCAAACGTCTCGAGCGATCTGCAGATGAGCGCGCCGCGCGTGAATGTCGACATCCGCCGCGATCTCGCCATGTCGCTCGACGTCGACCCCGAAAAGATTGCCAACACCCTCTACGATGCCTATGGAAACCGGCGCGCGAACACGATCATGGTAGCGTCGGAGCGCTACGACGTGATCCTCGAGGTCGCAAGACAGTACCAGCGCGACCCGGCGGCCCTGGCAGACTTATACATCCGGTCGAACGCCGGCCGGCTGGTTCCCCTCTCGGCGATCACTACGCTCACTCAGACCGTGGCGCCTTTAACCGCGAACCACATCGGGCAATTTCCCGCAGTCACTTTTCAATTCGATCTCAAGCCTGGAGTTTCACTAAGCGCCGCGACGGAGATCGTTCGCCGGGCGGCCGAGGAGATCGGCATACCAACGACGATCAGCTTCGCATTTCAAGGGACCGCCGCCCAATTCCAAAGCTCGCTCAAAGGCCTCGGGCTTCTGCTGGTCATCGCAGTAATGGTGATCTATCTCGTCCTCGGAGTGCTCTACGAGAGCTTCATCCATCCCATCACGATTCTCTCCGGGCTGCCATCGGCTGCCATCGGCGCGCTGCTCACCTTGCTGGCATGCGGGGAAGATCTTAATCTCTATTCTTTTCTCGGCATAATTATGTTGATCGGCATCGTGAAAAAGAACGCGATCATGATCGTAGACTTCGCGCTCGACGCCGAACGCGGCTCCGGCATGAGCCCTGAGGCCGCGGTCTACCAGGGCTGTGTGCAACGCTTTCGTCCAATCATGATGACCACGATGGCCGCCTTGTTCGGCGCGATCCCCGTCGCCTTCGGCAGCGGCATCGGCGGCGAGGCGCGCCGCCCCCTCGGCATCGCGGTCGTCGGGGGCCTCCTGCTTTCCCAATCGCTGACCCTCTACATCACGCCGGTCATTTATCTCTACCTTCATCGCTTTCAGCCAGGCCACTCCAGGAAAGTTATGGATGAGATCTCCTTGTTGAGACCAACCACCGTGCACCATTCGAATTGAAGTAGCATGACAGCTTGAGACGGCGGAGCTGCTGAGTTCACCCACTGGTAGCGATGCACGTTGTCCGGTTGCCTACTTCGGGCGGCCACTTAGATCCTCAGACCGGAGTTCAAGACCAATGCCGCCGACGGACGTTTACCGAGCGCGAATGATTGACAATCGCGCAACCTAGTCCGTAGTCTGCTTTCGACAGTAAACGCTTACCCGATTTGCTGGAATGCGTGAAGCTGTGCGGCAATGTCTCCGCGGGAGACGCCGCGGAAAGGTCCACCCCTCACATGCCGCTTCGATCCTTTCTCGCCCTCTTGGCTATTCTGGTTAACGCTTCCGCGACGTCCTCCCAGGCGCAACTCACGGCTGCAGAACTGGCGCCCACTCCCCCTATGGGCTGGAATAGCTGGGATTCCTTTGGGCCCTCCGTGCGCGAGAACGAGGTCAAGGCGAATGCCGACTTCATCGCCGGCAAGCTCCTCAAGTTTGGCTGGCAGTATGTGGTCGTCGATATCGAGTGGTATCAGCCCGACGCGCATGCCCACGGTTATATCGCACGGGGCCGCGTCACCATGGACAAATATGGCCGCTTTGTGCCGTCTGAAAACCGCTTCCCCTCGGCGGCTGACGGCGCAGGATTCAAGCCGCTGGCGGACTACATCCACACCAAGGGTCTGAAATTCGGTATTCACATCATGCGCGGAATTCCGCGAGAAGCTGTGGATAAAAACCTGCCCATCGAGGGATCGAAATATCATGCGGCCGATGTGGCCGACAAGGTGAACGTGTGCCAGTGGAAAAATATGGAAGATACCTACGGCGTCGACATGACCAAGCCCGGCGCGCAGGATTATTACGACTCGATCGCGCGGCTCTATGCCTCCTGGGGCGTCGATTTTGTCAAGGCTGACGACATGAGCCGGCCTTTCCGCGGGCCTGAGATCCATGCCCTGAGCATCGCCTTGCGGAAG includes these proteins:
- a CDS encoding efflux RND transporter permease subunit is translated as MMRFTDFFIRRATTTTLLSAAIAGFGLLSYNSLAVSNLPEVQYPTIHVQAGLPGANPDAMASTVATPLESEFSTIPGIEHMASTSAVGETNITLEFDLNRSVDAAAQDVQAAISRAAGALPASMPSPPSYSKVNPAQRAILWLEMSSTTIALDDFAKYANQIFAKRVSMVSGVSQVEVYGPEAPAIRVQADPARLAAYGLDLEQLRTALTSNSTNLPSGTLYGDNKDFSLQANSQLSSAGEFSQMVVAYRDGSPIRLSQVANVFNSSRSDRSRFWINGRRSVILAVRKQPGANTVEVADKVKAVISSLRDSMPPGVSFGKVADDADLVRESIAEVNRTLIITIVLVVLVIFLFLGTASSTIVASATIPLSILGSFIVMRLLGYSVDMFSMMAITLSVGFIVDDAIVMIENIVRHREMGKSRMQAALDGANEVGFTIISMTISLVAVFLPIVFLSGILGRLLREFAVTISVSILLSALTALTLTPMLCSRFLGSRETAGHWFQERSESFYAAMQEAYRRSLDVVLRHRRATILVSVAMTVLTACLFVVVPKSFIPAVDVPNFGGTLEASQDNSFDRMIAYGEEVNKILATIPWMQSNLAGVDSQNNGWFWVNLVPDKHRPNVKVIMAGLQKRLNKIPGLNVYLRQGNWVDLGQSEGRSQYSAALQSPDAEELYRWAPRLKTKLQSLPELANVSSDLQMSAPRVNVDIRRDLAMSLDVDPEKIANTLYDAYGNRRANTIMVASERYDVILEVARQYQRDPAALADLYIRSNAGRLVPLSAITTLTQTVAPLTANHIGQFPAVTFQFDLKPGVSLSAATEIVRRAAEEIGIPTTISFAFQGTAAQFQSSLKGLGLLLVIAVMVIYLVLGVLYESFIHPITILSGLPSAAIGALLTLLACGEDLNLYSFLGIIMLIGIVKKNAIMIVDFALDAERGSGMSPEAAVYQGCVQRFRPIMMTTMAALFGAIPVAFGSGIGGEARRPLGIAVVGGLLLSQSLTLYITPVIYLYLHRFQPGHSRKVMDEISLLRPTTVHHSN
- a CDS encoding glycoside hydrolase family 27 protein, which gives rise to MPLRSFLALLAILVNASATSSQAQLTAAELAPTPPMGWNSWDSFGPSVRENEVKANADFIAGKLLKFGWQYVVVDIEWYQPDAHAHGYIARGRVTMDKYGRFVPSENRFPSAADGAGFKPLADYIHTKGLKFGIHIMRGIPREAVDKNLPIEGSKYHAADVADKVNVCQWKNMEDTYGVDMTKPGAQDYYDSIARLYASWGVDFVKADDMSRPFRGPEIHALSIALRKTGRPIVLSLSPGPAPVDEYAALSANANMWRISNDFWDRWIDIKEQFERAHRWEGKSQPGGWPDADMLPLGHIAIRGERGDDRKSLFTHDEQITLMSLWSTFRSPLMMGGDLPSSDDFTLGLLSNPEVLDVDQKSSGGHQSYDQGAILAWTADAPGGTAKYVPVFNTGDAPAKADLKWNQVGVDTHEPLVRDLWTRQDLGQKATISLTLQPHASVLYKVSGH